In Oncorhynchus gorbuscha isolate QuinsamMale2020 ecotype Even-year unplaced genomic scaffold, OgorEven_v1.0 Un_scaffold_35:::fragment_2:::debris, whole genome shotgun sequence, one DNA window encodes the following:
- the LOC124017939 gene encoding trypsin-2-like isoform X1 — translation MKTCLSSTMIGLIVLTLLGVAAAAPMDDRIVGGYECEAHSQPWQASLNIGYHFCGGSLINDQWIISAAHCWMNPWSQLAILGDHHIWEHEGTEQYMSVDAIYWHQSYDYQTMDHDIMLLKLAHPVTLNKFVKPIALPTACPKAGDMCVVSGWGNIYTDSVFNPFNLQCVDIPILSKKACDESYPGQITDTMVCAGYLEGGKDACQGDSGGPLVCNGELHGIVSWGVGCAQPNYPGVYTKVCALLPWIHEIITNY, via the exons ATGAAGACTTGTCTCAGCAGCACGATGATTGGCCTGATTGTACTCACACTCCTGGGGGTTGCAG cGGCAGCTCCTATGGATGACAGGATCGTGGGGGGTTATGAGTGTGAGGCTCACTCCCAGCCCTGGCAAGCCTCTCTTAACATCGGCTACCACTTCTGTGGTGGCTCCCTCATTAACGACCAGTGGATCATCTCTGCCGCCCACTGCTGGATGAA tccttgGAGTCAGCTTGCCATCCTGGGTGACCACCATATCTGGGAGCACGAGGGAACGGAGCAGTACATGTCTGTGGACGCCATCTACTGGCACCAGAGCTATGACTACCAGACCATGGACCACGACATTATGCTGTTGAAGCTGGCCCATCCTGTCACTCTCAACAAGTTTGTCAAGCCCATCGCCCTGCCCACAGCCTGCCCCAAGGCCGGGGACATGTGTGTGGTGTCTGGATGGGGAAACATCTACACTGACTCTG tgTTCAACCCATTTAACCTGCAGTGTGTGGACATCCCCATCCTGTCTAAGAAGGCCTGTGACGAGTCCTACCCTGGCCAGATTACTGATACCATGGTGTGTGCCGGATACCTGGAGGGAGGCAAGGACGCCTGTCAG gGTGACTCCGGCGGTCCCCTGGTATGTAACGGAGAGCTGCATGGCATCGTGTCCTGGGGTGTTGGCTGTGCCCAGCCCAACTATCCTGGTGTCTACACCAAGGTCTGTGCCCTGCTGCCCTGGATCCACGAGATCATCACTAACTACTAG